The Capsicum annuum cultivar UCD-10X-F1 chromosome 3, UCD10Xv1.1, whole genome shotgun sequence genomic sequence TTATACTCAgtgatgttgatttattttttctgaactcaatgaatgttgatagtttttctaattttatgtttaatcattaagtattcttagaatttttgaaaattccactttcagaaaagtaaatgatatttaagatattttaatcattagaaaaacatggatataattttctttaataatctaagtgaaaaatttatcatataatgaaaaaaattgaataatttgtaTTCCTTTAATAAAATTCATTTAGTAATTTCCCAACGTCGAGAAATCCCCAAAACAATAAACTAAATCTAGTAAAAcactgatttattttattttatttaaatatttttagaattttttaattttgctgaTCATTTTTTTTCATCTACCTCtccgaaggtagtggtatggactgcatatattttaccctcctcaTACCCCACtgagtgggaatacactggattttttgttgttgttattgttgtataatttttttccaGATCAATAAAATtactttgcaaaaaaataaaaataaagaagaaaggaatgtcatataattaaaaaataacattttacatgtggaagGTGACATGACATACCACGTggctttttttttatctaggtagCATGCTTGGTGAAATTCTGTTAAGggaaggatatttttgaaccaaatatttaacagatgggtatttttgacccaaaacactaacgaaggatatttttgatccattttagatagttcaggggtatctTTTACCCTTttctgaaaaataatattttacgtGTGGATGGTGACGTGGCATAACTACATGACTTTTTTTACCTAGGTGGTATGCTTGGTGGAATTCCGTTAAGGGGAGgtgtatttttgagccaaatatttaacggaggggtattttgagccaaaaaactaacaaggggtatttttgattcatttcagatagtttaggggcatttttgatccttttccgttattaaaaatattttagaactttttatcaaatcttgatattaataaataaagtatttACAATAATATTCAAGGTAATGTGTTGCAAACAAAGGActaatatcttattaattaaaattagtctttgcttttataaataattttattaattaaaattagtctttacttttataaataataatattactatgttGTGAGAATACTATACTAAGAAGTAGTACGTAAGAATCAAAAAATGactctaaattattgataatacttttgttatatgcatatatatttaaGGCCTTATATTAAAATCCACATGTtatttatcgacttggagaagacatacgacaaagttcctagggaggttctctcgagatgcttggaggtgagtggggtcccggtggcttacatcagatcgattaaggacatgtatgaaggAGCTAAGACCTAGGTGAGGAcagtgggaggagattctgagcatttttCGTTCctgatagggttgcatcagggatcgactcttagcccttttttgtttgctttggtgatggatgttttaacgcggcgtattcaaggtgTGGTGCCTTGGTgcatgctttttgcggatgatgtagtgttgattaATGAGATGCGGGGAGGTGtaaatgataaattggaggtttggagacaaacacttgagtctaaagggttcaggttgagtagaagcaagacagagtatatggaatgcaactttaatgacttgaggcaggaggacgagtTGGTAGTTAGGTTGGACTCTCAGGTGGTGTGTAGGAGGGATAGCTTTAAGTATCTCGGATCTTTGATTCAGGAAAAttgtgagattgatgaggatatctcccaTTGGATTgaggcaggttggatgaagtagaggctagcctcgggagtgttgtgtgataagaaggtgccgcttAAACTTAGAGGAAAATTTTACAGAGTGGCAGTTCGTCCGACCATGTtatatggagtggagtgttggccaatgAAGAACGCccatatccaaaaattgaaggtgacgGAAATGcagatgttgcgttggatgtgtgggcttactaggagtgatagggttaggaatgagattattcgggagaaggttggagtggctttggtggaggacaagatgcgggaagttcgGTTGAGATGGTTCAGGCATGTGAGTAGGAGGGGCGCGGATGcctcagttcgtaggtgtgagagactggctttcgatggtttcaggcggggtagaggtaggccgaagaaatattggaaggaAATGATTAgacgggacatggagcagttacagctgacggaggacatgaccctagataggaaggggTGGAGGACGCGGATAAGAGTAGAAGGTTAGTACCTGCGGGTGGGCCGTAGTCGGAAGCTAAGAGAGCTTTGGGGTGGGGGTATTGTGGGTGAGGGTGCCTTTGATTTGTTAGTATAGGGTTCTACtgtgtgggtgtcttatttttattgttcCAACGTGTTTCATGCTTATTTATGAATTTACTTATTATTCTTTGTCCTGAGCCGGGGATCCATTAgaaacagccttgctacctctccggaggtagtggtatggactgtatacattttaccctccccaaaccccattgtgtgggaatacactgggtttattgttgttgatgttggccTTGCTCTTTTATAATGGGGTTTGTTTATTGTGACTTTTGATTTTGAACTCCTCATCAAATACAACCGTTACTTTTTGTGAATAATAATTACCATGTATTTTAGGTAAAActaaaaaagagcaaaaaatatcaaaaaattcaggaaaaatatcaaaaatacttagttgcttgaaaaggACTCACCGGAACTTTAGCCTTCGTGATAACTCTCTTTGATTGCTTGAAAAGGACTCACCGGAACTTCGGCCTTTGTGATAACTCTCTAAAGCCCAAAGGTttaaatttctgaaaaaattatataaatatctaCTTTTTTTTGAAGTTAATTAATTGCGCAAATGACACAAACATACGTCttaacttaatatatttacataaatctcacactaaaaataaatacaaaaatttcaGTCAATTATGTATCATCGTTGAATGTATTAggaagctaattatatatctcgacatacttacaattaaaaaaaaaatcgggagctaattatatatcttttacaaggaaaaaatgtatctttaatggatgtattatgtatctcaacaaacCCAGTACcgaaaaaaatatattgagagttaattatatatctttacaaaggaaaagaTTTATCTTGTTAGATGTATCGAGAGTTAATTATGCATCTCAACAGATTCAAATCGAGATttcaataattatgcaaaatgtcgaaattttctgtaattaaactATAAATTGTCGGCATTTATATTGTTTGCCCTAATTAATTTGTATTCCAACTTTTTTCAAATTCCTAAAATCTAATTTAATCCACAAAAATATATCACATTCTTTCAAATACATCATATTCTTCAGTGATGTATCCAAACTTTtatataaaattagaaaaattctaattcaatattatattatatacacatatatttaatGAAATGAACAATGTGCCCAAGTTACAGGGTAAGCTTGCAATGAACAACGGGTCACCGCACCAATAATAATTGGTACAAGTAAAATATAATTGAGGTCGTTTGGAAggaaatattagaaaaagtaatataAGTATTCgtttgatattatttaatttcttatttacagtgctttaaatttatttagttagttattatgcgagtattatttagttttagtatcaattaAGTTggaatctattgaaaataattcatttatatttatGACGAAGAGTTGAGTCATATGTACATTCTATCTCCAGACTTCAATTGTGAAATTATATTGAGATAAttattgtagtattatttttatattagtgATTAAATTCATTAACAAAGCGATGACTATTGTTATTTTAATACACACACTCTATTCTATTCGTTCCTAATTTATTTACTACAACAAACcaataatcaattaaaaataatattaatataactAATCTCAACCttactaatacattatatttAATAAACTCAATGAAACAATCTTAGTAAGCGTCTTATCTTACCTATTCTCACCATAAAGGATGAAACTATTTGTCAAATTTCTAGCTAGCAACACTTTTTGGTAACCATCTTAATAGATAAGCTAAAGATTAAAggagttaaaaagaaaaaaagatgtttTAATTAGTCTGCTTTAATCCTCTTTTAGATGAGGTTGTTGATCAAGAAAGGAGTATAATGAACTACCTTTGGAATCTAATCTTGATATGAAAACAAATAAAATCCCATattcttttataatattatttaatttctccataagaatattttttttttaactgtgCAAACTCTATAAATCCACTCCCATGTGACAAAAGATCACCACACACCCTAGATCTATTCTCAGTACAATGTACACTTGAACTCATTAGAAGTGGACAAATATGAAAAATTCTTTAAAGACAATATTCCCAGAATTACTTTTCTATATTCCAAGAATTTAAAGTCTGATAAAAGCAAGAATTCCTGAAAGTGACTTATGACAAGTTATTTTTGACTAACATGAAGAAATTATGTCCCTTTATTtgattctctttttcctttttcaatttattcatcCAACACCAAATCTCACTATACAGTAGGTATTTCTTGGATTCCCCTTAAACCATACTTTGTTTCACAATTCACACTTACAAGACAGTCTTTTTTTTATGTTCATTAGGACACAAACACAACACTATTGTTGAGCAGTGATGTCTTTTTCAAGTGGAAGATCAACAGGACAATCTTATAATGGGATTGTAAGAAGAATGGTGAGTCTTCCTAGAAATATAATTGGTGGATTTTCAAGAGTAATGGATCAAGGAATGGACTTAatgagaattggaggaagaagaAATCAACAAGCTCAATTACCACATCCAAATTTCCCTTACCAACACCCTTATGAGTTCCCTTTTCAAGATCCATTTGATTTTCCTCCACAAAGTTACTCACATGACCCTTCAATGGTCCAAGATGAGTGGGGTTTTTTAACTACTTTTGAGCAAGAATATGGAACTGAACATCCATTTTTCTATGCTTGTAAGTTCATGGATGCACTAAAGATAGCAAAGGATGAGCACAAGTTCTTGTTTGTGTACTTTCACTCTCCACAACATCCTTTTACCCCTTCTTTCTGCAGTGAGACTTTGTGTTGTGACCTTGTGGTGCAGTTTCTTGATGCAAATTATGTTTGTTGGGGTGCACTTGCTGATAGAGGGGAGGGTTTGCAGATGTTAACAAGTTTAAGGGCTTCAAGCTTCCCTTTTTGTGCCCTTGTGGCTCCTGCTCCTGGAGATAGCATAGCTGTGCTGCAACAGGTTACTTGGAGTTTATTATTTGCCATTTCTTATTGCATTGTTGTCCACCAATTTGTACAAATATTGTGTCAGACCTTATAGATGAAAAAATGTAAGACGAGACGTAACGCCGCGAGGGAAACCTTGGCgcaaaatttgtacaaatattatgtttttataaatataaaagggCATATAACTCCAAGAAGGTAGCCTTGGGGCAACGGTAGGTTGTTACCATGTGACTAAGAGGTCACGTGTTCGGTTTATTACTATGTGACTAAGAGGTCATAGGATCGGTTTCGTAGAAACAACCTTGGTAAGGATGTGTGTAATAGACCAATATGGTCCAAACATTCCCCAGACCCTGTGTATAGCAGGGAACTTGATGCATCAGGTTGCTTATTAGACAACTGGTAACTTGATGCATCAGGCTACCCCCGAATGGGCCCTACCCGGTgcgaatccggattagtcgggctccaatgcgggtaccggacACCATATGGGCaatcaaaaaaaaaagacaactccaaaaaataaaaaagaaacttaGGATTAAAAGTTTTCCCAGCTTCCGGATTGATGAAATGACTTAGATATCATAATAAGACTCTTGTGCAAATTAGTActacatatcaaaataaaattcaggGAAAGCACCTAACATATTGTAGAAAGCAAAAGTTTGGCAATTTGTAATATGTCTTCATTATCATGAGTTGCAGAACCTACTACCAGGCTCTCGTCTGAGATTTGTAGCTCACAATGTGTTGATGATGAATAGTGAATAAGCTACTATTAGCCCTATATGTTACACGACTTAGCATTGAGCTAAAGTACCAGTACTCAGTTTGGGATCAATTTTTATGAAGTAGAGGAATGTTTAGATAGTACTTACGTCGTCTTATTTTGCCTTCCTTTGAATAGTTGGAGGGTCCAGTTTCTCCAGCTGAGTTAGTGGAGATATTACAAAGAACAATGGAAGAACAAGGATTGGCTTTTGGCAGTGAAAGGGCCAAAGAGCAAGAAAAGTTAAGGGCAGACCGTCGACTAAGGGAAGAACAAGATGTAGCTTACATTGCATCTCTTCAGATTGATGAGGTCCACTTCTGTTTATTGTGTTACTTGATCTATGCTTCCTCTAATGAAGAGAGCTGGAATATAATGCAAACCAAGTTGCTTTACTTTTTCAGGAGAAAGAGAAATTCAAGAACGTAACGCCCTCACAGCGGTATTCAAAACCAGAACATGTtccaaataaatcaaatcaagagAAACCTAAACAAAATCCAACACAGATCCAATCCAGTAAGCAAAAAGAAGCTCCTTCTGCCGTAGCAACTATGCAAAACCCTTCACCATCCCAATGTAGCAAGAAGAAAGAATCTATCTTTGCCAAAGTAACTATGCAAAATCCTACACAGTCCCATTCAAGTAAGAAGAAAGAGCCTACTGTTAATGCAAGTGGAGTGAAAAATGCTCCAATGACTCAGGTACAACATTATATCTCTTGCTGCTGCCTGTAAGTTTAAGTTCTATGTACTGACAACGTATAGTAATTGTAAGTGCCTCTATTTTAACAAGCATTATTATTAACTTGGAATAAATGGTAGGTAACATTGTTAAATTACACTATTAATGTATATATCTTAAATCCATGGCATATTGATATGCACGTATCTTGCGTGGATACTCACTTTTCTCGATGAATTTGTGCAGATTGCAATTCGATTTCCAAATGGTGAGAGGAGGGAGCAGAGCTTCTCATCTGCAGACAAGATTCAAGCAATTTTTAGGTACGTCGATTCACTAGGGTTGCCTGGAGTTGGAAATTACAGATTGATATCAAACTTTCCAAGGAAAGTGTATGGTGTGGATCAAATGGGAGTGACACTCAAAGATGCAGGCCTTCATCCTAAAGCAAGCCTCTTCCTAGAGCTTCTTTGAACTTATAATTAATCGTTGTAGCATCAAAATATTTCGTATCATACTCTGTACCAAAGCGTTTATGACTGTTACTAGCGCGAATTATATATTATGATTGGTACTTCTTTTTCTGTCTTTGGACTATATAATGCTCATGCCATTTACAAGAAGATTAAAGAAACAGGTGGTGGTGTTGCCTTCTGAAATCAGATTACGATGAGTTTGATTGTAAGAGCTTTAGCGATTGAATCCACAATACTTAAATCCTGGATTTGCCCCCGAAAAGGAAACCAGAGTAAAGAtgatttcttctttcttctccatagccaacgaaaaattaaacgatgGAATTTTGATGTGAAATCATTAGTTACAAAATTTTCATCCTTCTTTGTATTATTGAGAACCTTTCATTTAATTGCTCGTACTGTGCAAGGCTACAATTGCTTTACTTGCATTCCAAGCTAACCAACTTTTCCTGCATTTCCAAAATTCCTAAAACTTGAAGTCTTGAACTATATTCTAATTTGGAAATATGACAATTAAGGAAACTTGGTATTCCTATTCCTACACAGACAAGGCTTTCCTCAGAGTCTATAAAAACTCACCGTGCTACAACGACTTTCCACATTTACAATTTGTGATTCTCATCGTCCCAACAAAAATCTAAAGATGGAAAATCTACAAACAGACTATTAGTTCAAAGTTTGGACAGACGATTTTATCCTTCCGAAAACGACCAACTTGGAGAGCAATTCTACTAGTCCATTATTCTTGATCGAACTTCGTGTTTAAGAATTTCTGCAGTATCTCCCAGAGAAAGAAGATTCCATCGTGGAGGAACCTCGAGGTCCATCTATCGTAAAATCTTTCTATTTGCCAAATAACATTGTGACTGATCATGATAGCATTCGCGAAATATTAAGCTCCGTAGGTGTGCCTTCATACTCGATGCTTCCTATTATTCGACATGATGTCTCAACCTGCCAATCTTAACCGCCCTCTGCTTCCTATTGTTATCGGCATTGCGGTTAATCGTTGGGACCCTAAAGACGGAACAGTGCTGCATGAGAAAAAATTTGGACTAAGATGGGGGATTGAAGAGGAGGAGGCAATCGTAGAACACCAAATAATTAAAGATGGTTCGTCTGACGCCATTTTTAAGTTTATGTAATGAGACACAAAGTTGTAGCCACACGAAATTTGTAGTTAAATTCAATTCTTTAGATATTTGATGTAATACTCGTGTTACCTTATAAATGATTTATGTCATGCAATCCTACTCCCTTCGTTCCATATTTATTGAGCATCATATTAAAAATTCTTGTCTCCTATTAGTGAGTCAacttattaaatcaagaaagcattaattaaacttttttcttataattaatcttgcaat encodes the following:
- the LOC107862554 gene encoding plant UBX domain-containing protein 10 — encoded protein: MSFSSGRSTGQSYNGIVRRMVSLPRNIIGGFSRVMDQGMDLMRIGGRRNQQAQLPHPNFPYQHPYEFPFQDPFDFPPQSYSHDPSMVQDEWGFLTTFEQEYGTEHPFFYACKFMDALKIAKDEHKFLFVYFHSPQHPFTPSFCSETLCCDLVVQFLDANYVCWGALADRGEGLQMLTSLRASSFPFCALVAPAPGDSIAVLQQLEGPVSPAELVEILQRTMEEQGLAFGSERAKEQEKLRADRRLREEQDVAYIASLQIDEEKEKFKNVTPSQRYSKPEHVPNKSNQEKPKQNPTQIQSSKQKEAPSAVATMQNPSPSQCSKKKESIFAKVTMQNPTQSHSSKKKEPTVNASGVKNAPMTQIAIRFPNGERREQSFSSADKIQAIFRYVDSLGLPGVGNYRLISNFPRKVYGVDQMGVTLKDAGLHPKASLFLELL